A DNA window from Helianthus annuus cultivar XRQ/B chromosome 15, HanXRQr2.0-SUNRISE, whole genome shotgun sequence contains the following coding sequences:
- the LOC110912948 gene encoding kinesin-like protein KIN-14N translates to MKDLKTMVGTANGSRTPITPRQAFSVVNGGQDPGLRSGPGSIAGSDCGGMEFTREEVDALLNTKIRTKDKFNLKEKSEMMMDYIKKLRMCVRWYQEFEGGISLEHEKLKKLFESAEKKSNDMERLMNEKEEELNSIIEELRMNYSVLQDKFTKEEAEKLAAIEALVAEKNARMTAERSQAALTEDLEKALRESSSSNQKIMSLNDMYKRLQEYNTSLQQYNSKLQTELNLTSETLNKVEREKAALMENLSNLRGYHESQQDQLVSTKVSLEESLKLKDALAGEVGSLRGDLHQVREDRDRQLSLVEDLTSEVVQYKECTGKSAAELSYLTSRSTELEATCALQTDMIKKLQEELAIAEKQLEISDLSSVEIKTGYAEQKKVNSELQIRLAEAESKVIKGEALRKKMHNTILELKGNIRVFCRVRPLLLDDGVENEAKTISFPTTTEAIGRGIEVMQHGQCHPFMFDKVFTPQSSQEEVFVEISQLVQSALDGYKVCIFAYGQTGSGKTHTMMGTPGSYDDKGLIPRSLEQIFEARQKLKEQGWKYEMQVSMLEIYNETIRDLLSSNKSSVADSGSNKQQYAIKHDSNGNTHVSDLTIVDVRSSKEVSFLLNRAGQSRSVGKTQMNEQSSRSHFVFTLRISGVNENMEQHVHGVLNLIDLAGSERLSKSGSTGDRLKETQAINKSLSSLSDVIFALGKKEEHIPFRNSKLTYLLQPCLGGDSKTLMVVNVSPEPSSVNESLCSLRFAARVNACEISIPRRQTSMRYLEPRLSYG, encoded by the exons ATGAAAGATCTgaaaacaatggtgggaacagcTAACGGCAGCAGAACTCCAATCACACCACGCCAAGCCTTTTCGGTTGTTAATGGCGGTCAAGATCCGGGTCTGCGGTCCGGACCCGGAAGCATTGCCGGGTCGGATTGTGGAGGGATGGAGTTTACCAGAGAAGAAGTTGATGCCCTGTTGAATACTAAGATCAGAACCAAAGATAAGTTCAATCTCAAG gAAAAAAGTGAGATGATGATGGATTATATTAAAAAGCTTAGAATGTGTGTAAGATGGTATCAAGAATTTGAAGGGGGGATTTCTTTGGAACATGAGAAGCTTAAGAAGCTGTTTGAATCTGCAGAAAAGAAATCTAATGATATGG AGAGGCTAATGAATGAGAAGGAAGAAGAGCTGAACTCGATAATCGAGGAACTGCGAATGAATTACTCTGTTTTACAGGACAAATTCACGAAAGAAGAGGCCGAGAAGTTG GCTGCAATTGAAGCCTTAGTGGCCGAGAAGAATGCCAGGATGACAGCCGAAAGATCGCAGGCCGCCCTCACTGAAGATCTTGAAAAAGCTTTAAGAGAAAGTTCGAGCTCGAATCAGAAG ATAATGTCGCTCAATGATATGTACAAGCGATTACAAGAGTACAACACGAGCTTACAACAATACAATAGTAAGCTCCAAACCGAGCTTAATCTAACAAGTGAGACCCTTAACAAAGTCGAACGAGAAAAGGCCGCTTTAATGGAGAATTTAAGCAACTTACGTGGCTACCATGAGTCTCAGCAGGATCAGTTGGTTTCTACCAAG GTGAGTTTAGAAGAGTCATTAAAGCTAAAAGATGCTTTAGCTGGTGAAGTTGGATCCTTGAGAGGAGATTTGCATCAAGTGAGAGAGGATCGTGATCGACAGTTGTCACTAGTTGAAGATCTAACATCGGAAGTGGTGCAATATAAAGAATGTACAGGAAAATCCGCAGCTGAATTGAGTTACCTAACATCGAGATCAACTGAGCTCGAG GCAACATGTGCTTTACAAACCGACATGATAAAAAAATTGCAGGAGGAACTTGCTATTGCAGAGAAGCAATTGGAG ATATCGGATCTATCATCAGTTGAGATAAAAACAGGATATGCAGAACAAAAGAAAGTTAATTCTGAGCTACAAATTCGTTTGGCAGAGGCAGAATCAAAAGTTATCAAAGGAGAAGCCTTAAGGAAAAAGATGCATAATACAATACTG GAATTAAAAGGAAATATTCGAGTTTTCTGTAGGGTCCGGCCCCTTTTGTTAGATGATGGTGTGGAAAATGAAGCAAAAACGATTTCTTTCCCCACAACAACCGAAGCTATTGGTAGAGGCATTGAAGTGATGCAACATG GGCAATGCCATCCTTTTATGTTTGACAAGGTGTTTACGCCTCAATCTTCACAAGAAGAGGTGTTTGTTGAGATATCACAGCTTGTACAAAGCGCACTCGATGGTTATAag GTTTGCATCTTTGCATATGGTCAAACAGGATCTGGCAAAACACATACAATGATGGGTACACCAGGAAGCTATGATGATAAAGGACTTATACCGCGTTCTTTAGAACAGATATTTGAGGCTCGACAAAAGCTGAAAGAGCAAGGATGGAAGTATGAAATGCAG GTTTCAATGTTGGAAATATACAATGAAACAATACGCGATTTGTTATCATCAAACAAATCTAGTGTTGCAGATAGTGGCAGCAATAAGCAACAATATGCAATCAAACATGATTCAAATGGCAACACCCATGTTTCAGATTTGACCATTGTAGATGTTCGCAGCAGTAAAGAAGTCTCGTTTTTGCTAAACCGTGCGGGACAAAGCAG gtCTGTGGGTAAAACTCAAATGAACGAGCAGTCTTCAAGAAGTCACTTTGTATTCACTTTGCGGATATCAGGTGTTAATGAG AATATGGAGCAACACGTACATGGTGTTCTTAACCTCATTGATCTTGCTGGTAGTGAGCGTCTTTCCAAAAGTGGATCCACCGGGGATCGGCTTAAAGAAACTCAG GCTATCAACAAGAGTTTATCATCATTGAGCGATGTCATATTTGCTCTAGGAAAGAAG